A genomic stretch from Candidatus Amarolinea dominans includes:
- a CDS encoding O-acetylhomoserine aminocarboxypropyltransferase/cysteine synthase — protein sequence MTTVAESASVQDYLARGQEMSQAAAARRAIMRAKKFDTIAVHGMYDMREALANQGSILEPAFLSPAQHFENSNHMEVALAYQMPSWTYSRIANPTLHYLEETLALLEGYGYAGEVSACVTGSGMSAIFMATNPFLVVTPASSRSNGHGSYPMNFVTSAKCYGGTFMLFSRYAAERGVEVRWVRDPLDVNEWASKMDANTRFVFGEMPSNPGLGMFDLAAVADLAHAHGVPLIVDATVATPALMRPLQHGADIVVHSVSKAMASSGFAIAGALVARHDLPSRVGSDEMRANFAIYTKLLPFRDHGPALSPFNALMTLNDLRTLRPKLDQMSRGAMQVANFLADHPAVAEVSYPGLASTPGHDVAARYMWLADGADDYGQEVNRYGYLLSFAVKDDAQAARRVFDNLQMVWRATDLGRIKSVATIPAISTHQQQGEAGRNLGGVSSNLIRLSIGAEHPADIIADLDQALWAGRR from the coding sequence ATGACAACCGTCGCGGAATCGGCCAGCGTGCAGGATTACCTGGCGCGCGGGCAGGAGATGAGCCAGGCCGCCGCGGCCCGCCGCGCCATCATGCGCGCCAAGAAGTTCGACACCATCGCCGTGCATGGCATGTATGACATGCGGGAGGCGTTGGCCAATCAAGGCAGCATCCTGGAGCCGGCCTTTCTCAGCCCGGCGCAGCATTTCGAGAACAGCAATCACATGGAAGTTGCGCTGGCCTACCAGATGCCATCGTGGACCTACTCGCGCATTGCCAACCCCACCCTGCACTACCTGGAAGAAACGCTGGCCCTGCTCGAAGGCTATGGCTACGCCGGTGAGGTTAGCGCCTGTGTCACCGGGTCGGGGATGAGCGCCATCTTCATGGCGACCAATCCCTTCCTGGTCGTGACGCCGGCCTCCAGCCGCAGCAACGGGCACGGCAGCTACCCCATGAATTTTGTCACCAGCGCCAAATGCTACGGCGGCACCTTCATGCTCTTCAGCCGCTACGCAGCCGAGCGGGGCGTCGAGGTGCGCTGGGTGCGCGATCCGCTCGATGTCAATGAATGGGCCAGTAAGATGGACGCCAACACGCGCTTCGTCTTTGGCGAAATGCCCTCGAACCCTGGTTTGGGCATGTTCGACCTGGCCGCGGTGGCCGACCTGGCCCATGCGCACGGCGTGCCGTTGATCGTGGATGCTACCGTGGCCACGCCGGCGCTCATGCGCCCCTTGCAGCACGGCGCGGACATCGTCGTGCATTCGGTCAGCAAGGCCATGGCCTCCAGCGGTTTTGCCATTGCCGGCGCGCTGGTTGCCCGCCACGATCTTCCCAGCCGGGTTGGCTCGGACGAGATGCGCGCCAACTTCGCCATCTACACCAAGCTGCTGCCCTTCCGCGATCATGGCCCGGCGCTCAGCCCCTTCAACGCGCTGATGACGCTGAATGACCTGCGCACCCTGCGCCCCAAGCTCGATCAGATGAGCCGCGGCGCCATGCAGGTCGCTAACTTCCTGGCGGATCACCCGGCCGTGGCCGAGGTGAGCTATCCCGGTCTGGCAAGCACCCCCGGCCATGATGTGGCCGCCCGTTACATGTGGCTGGCTGACGGCGCCGATGATTACGGCCAGGAGGTCAACCGCTACGGCTACCTGCTGAGCTTCGCCGTCAAGGATGATGCGCAGGCCGCGCGCCGGGTCTTCGACAACCTGCAGATGGTCTGGCGCGCCACCGACCTGGGCCGCATCAAGAGTGTTGCCACCATCCCGGCCATCTCCACCCATCAACAGCAGGGCGAGGCTGGCCGCAACCTGGGCGGCGTGTCATCCAACCTGATCCGCCTCAGCATCGGCGCCGAACACCCCGCCGACATCATCGCCGACCTCGATCAGGCGCTGTGGGCCGGCAGGCGTTGA
- a CDS encoding AAA family ATPase → MSVPQVPPSATTPTAPLQLRVLGSSEISWQGRPLAITRRQARALLWRLAVRLRPVARDDLVFLFWPDAHQTAARRNLTHLLTHLRRALPQPDLLQLSDDHVSLDPALVWSDVDAFASLCATPTGAGRRAALRRALDLYRGPFLPGLTIPESTEYEQWLGYERETLHNTYDAAVSAVLEHCQTEGDYETGIALAQHYLAQDDVREEIHRALMVLYALSGNRVAALRQFDRLVAVLERELGTHPLDTTRAAYQAILYGQLERLAQPQTRPAWVALPGADVPLLGRDEALRQLQQQFARAQSRQGNVVWINGEPGIGKTRLVHEFVNAARERAALFVGLGDAQRTEHVLPYQVVGEALRSLPDLPTLVSQAAPVWRQQAARLLPELAFGQAATPLPDSADLAEARLHLLNALSQIVLHLAEIQPLVLCLDDLHWADAATLDWLAYLGRRLYGSRILVLATVRSEEAAPLHELRHSLARAGVLTEIDLGALDVPMVRRLAQFMTGATILAEPTVMQLHRVTGGNPFFLLETLRALMEAGNWPPQATTAAQETDLPLPDTVRQAVEIRLQRLTPLARQILEAGAILGNAMRRDVLYLTAGRDELESISASEELLARQLLGEHAAGYHFLHELVRSVVYQHLSVGRRLLLHHRAAEALEKIFAFEISALTQRDKPGAAPRRPARGQGLSDDELLAALALHHAAARHTYHGQETGKAVTYLLLLGDRARGLYAHQAAVEAYEQALALLEQMGEYEQSARTLMKLALTYHTAFQFPQARQAYERGFALWQRSSSQPLPPAARQPQTFRINWTEPTALDPAQTWEFYTSGTADLLFRGLLERTPDLGVVPAVARAWDVRDGGLTYVFHLREDVRWSDGQPVTAGDFEYAWKRILGGTPRSPFLGLSFDDIKGAEAYRQGQLTHIDQVGVHALDDLTLLVELERPTGYFLQLMACSAWYPVPRHVVEKQGAAWTQPEHFVSNGPYRLAAWQAGQRLSLVRNTAYFGHCAGNIERVELSLGLSYDDGLAAYEADQLDVLNLEGASPGMQDRARQRFPGDYVSLPTLRSWILQFDASQPPFDNPLLRRALALALDRTYLAEVVQRGYEFPASGGFIPPGMPAHSPGLALPFDPQAARATLAAAGYPGGRGLPPLTALSHAGTDPICHYAQQQWRQHLGVQVDWDIVPVGQLVDRLLTTRPALRITAWAADFPDPDNFLREVIFRRIYGGWRHPQYQALVEEARVTPHQDKRVRLYQAAEQILIREAALVPLLYARYSLLLKPRIKRFPTSALEWWFWQDVLIEP, encoded by the coding sequence GTGTCCGTACCACAGGTCCCACCCTCCGCAACCACGCCCACTGCTCCGCTGCAACTGCGCGTCTTAGGCTCAAGCGAGATTTCCTGGCAGGGACGCCCACTTGCCATTACACGCCGGCAGGCACGCGCGCTGCTCTGGCGCCTGGCCGTTCGTCTGCGCCCGGTCGCACGTGACGATCTGGTGTTCCTCTTCTGGCCGGACGCACACCAGACCGCCGCACGCCGCAACCTGACGCACCTGCTGACCCATCTGCGCCGCGCCTTGCCCCAGCCGGACCTCCTGCAACTGAGCGATGATCACGTCAGCCTGGACCCGGCGCTGGTCTGGTCTGATGTGGACGCGTTTGCGAGCCTGTGTGCCACGCCAACCGGCGCCGGGCGGCGCGCGGCGTTGCGCCGCGCCCTCGACCTGTATCGCGGGCCTTTCCTGCCAGGACTGACGATCCCTGAAAGCACCGAGTACGAGCAATGGCTGGGGTACGAACGGGAAACGTTGCACAACACCTACGACGCCGCGGTCAGTGCTGTGCTCGAGCACTGCCAGACTGAGGGCGATTATGAGACCGGCATTGCCCTGGCGCAGCATTACCTGGCGCAGGATGACGTGCGCGAGGAAATTCACCGCGCGCTCATGGTGCTCTACGCGCTCAGCGGCAACCGCGTCGCGGCTCTGCGCCAGTTCGACCGTTTGGTCGCCGTCCTGGAGCGCGAGTTGGGCACGCATCCCCTGGATACCACGCGCGCTGCTTACCAGGCCATTCTGTACGGACAACTGGAGCGCCTGGCGCAACCGCAGACGCGACCGGCGTGGGTAGCGCTGCCCGGCGCTGATGTGCCCTTGCTCGGGCGCGACGAGGCGCTGCGTCAGCTCCAGCAGCAGTTCGCACGCGCGCAGAGCCGCCAGGGCAACGTGGTCTGGATCAACGGGGAGCCGGGGATCGGCAAGACACGGCTGGTGCATGAGTTTGTCAACGCCGCGCGCGAACGGGCTGCGCTCTTCGTGGGCCTGGGCGACGCGCAGCGCACTGAACATGTCCTGCCCTACCAGGTGGTCGGCGAGGCCCTGCGTTCGCTCCCCGATCTGCCCACGCTCGTGTCACAGGCGGCCCCGGTGTGGCGACAACAGGCGGCGCGTCTGCTGCCGGAGCTTGCGTTCGGCCAGGCCGCGACGCCTTTGCCTGACAGCGCCGATCTGGCGGAGGCGCGTTTGCACCTGCTCAATGCCCTCAGCCAGATCGTCCTGCACCTGGCTGAAATTCAACCGCTGGTCCTGTGTCTGGATGATCTGCACTGGGCGGACGCGGCCACCCTTGACTGGCTGGCCTACCTGGGGCGCCGGCTGTATGGCAGCCGCATCCTGGTGCTGGCCACCGTGCGCAGCGAAGAGGCCGCGCCGCTGCACGAATTACGCCACAGCCTGGCACGCGCCGGCGTGTTGACCGAAATTGACCTGGGCGCGCTGGATGTGCCGATGGTGCGCCGCCTGGCGCAGTTCATGACCGGGGCGACAATCCTCGCTGAACCGACGGTTATGCAGTTGCACCGGGTCACGGGCGGCAACCCCTTCTTTCTCCTGGAGACCTTGCGCGCCCTCATGGAGGCCGGCAATTGGCCGCCGCAAGCGACAACGGCCGCCCAGGAAACTGATCTGCCGCTGCCGGACACCGTGCGCCAGGCAGTTGAGATACGCCTGCAACGGTTGACGCCCCTGGCGCGCCAAATCCTGGAAGCCGGCGCCATCCTCGGCAATGCCATGCGCCGCGATGTGCTGTACCTGACCGCCGGCCGTGATGAACTGGAGTCAATCAGCGCCAGCGAAGAACTGTTAGCCCGCCAGTTGCTTGGCGAACACGCGGCGGGCTACCATTTTCTGCATGAACTGGTGCGCTCGGTTGTCTATCAGCACCTGAGCGTGGGCCGGCGTCTGCTCCTGCATCACCGGGCGGCCGAAGCCCTGGAGAAGATTTTTGCGTTCGAGATCAGCGCGCTGACGCAACGCGATAAACCAGGCGCTGCACCGCGGCGACCGGCACGCGGGCAGGGTCTGTCCGATGATGAGCTGCTGGCGGCGCTGGCGCTGCATCACGCGGCCGCCCGCCACACCTATCACGGCCAGGAAACAGGCAAGGCCGTGACGTACCTGCTGCTGCTGGGCGACCGTGCGCGCGGCCTGTATGCGCACCAGGCGGCAGTGGAGGCTTACGAGCAAGCGCTGGCCTTGTTGGAGCAGATGGGCGAGTATGAGCAAAGCGCGCGTACGCTCATGAAGCTGGCTTTGACCTATCACACCGCGTTTCAATTCCCGCAGGCGCGCCAGGCCTACGAACGGGGATTTGCCCTCTGGCAGCGCAGCAGCAGCCAACCCCTGCCGCCGGCCGCGCGCCAGCCGCAGACCTTTCGCATCAACTGGACTGAACCAACGGCGCTGGACCCGGCGCAAACCTGGGAATTCTACACCAGCGGCACGGCCGATCTGCTCTTTCGCGGCCTACTCGAACGCACGCCTGACCTGGGCGTGGTGCCGGCGGTGGCGCGCGCGTGGGATGTGCGCGACGGCGGCCTGACCTACGTTTTCCATCTGCGCGAGGATGTGCGCTGGAGCGACGGCCAGCCGGTGACCGCGGGCGATTTCGAGTATGCCTGGAAGCGCATCCTGGGCGGCACGCCACGTTCGCCATTCTTGGGCCTGTCGTTCGACGACATCAAGGGCGCAGAGGCCTATCGCCAGGGCCAGTTGACCCACATTGACCAGGTGGGCGTGCATGCGCTGGACGATCTGACGCTACTGGTGGAACTGGAGCGGCCCACGGGTTACTTCCTGCAATTGATGGCCTGCAGCGCCTGGTACCCGGTGCCGCGGCATGTGGTGGAGAAACAGGGCGCAGCCTGGACACAGCCGGAGCATTTTGTGAGCAATGGCCCCTATCGCCTGGCTGCCTGGCAAGCGGGCCAGCGCCTCTCGTTGGTGCGCAACACGGCTTACTTTGGCCACTGTGCCGGCAACATCGAACGGGTGGAACTGTCCCTGGGCCTGAGCTACGACGACGGCCTGGCCGCGTATGAGGCCGATCAACTCGATGTGCTCAACCTGGAAGGCGCCTCACCCGGCATGCAAGATCGCGCCCGCCAGCGTTTTCCCGGTGACTATGTGTCGCTGCCCACCTTGCGCTCGTGGATTTTGCAGTTCGATGCCTCGCAGCCGCCATTCGACAATCCTCTCTTACGGCGCGCCCTGGCCCTGGCGCTTGATCGCACCTACCTGGCCGAGGTGGTGCAGCGCGGTTACGAATTTCCGGCCAGCGGCGGCTTCATTCCGCCCGGCATGCCCGCGCACAGCCCTGGCCTGGCCCTCCCCTTCGATCCGCAGGCCGCGCGCGCAACCCTGGCCGCGGCCGGCTATCCGGGTGGCCGCGGTTTGCCGCCCCTGACCGCGCTGAGCCACGCCGGCACCGACCCCATTTGCCATTACGCCCAGCAGCAGTGGCGCCAACACCTGGGCGTGCAGGTTGACTGGGACATTGTGCCGGTGGGGCAGCTGGTGGATCGTCTGCTGACCACGCGCCCCGCGCTGCGCATCACCGCCTGGGCCGCCGACTTCCCCGATCCCGACAATTTCCTGCGCGAGGTGATCTTCCGCCGCATCTATGGCGGCTGGCGTCATCCCCAGTACCAGGCCCTGGTCGAAGAAGCGCGCGTCACTCCGCACCAGGACAAGCGTGTGCGCCTCTATCAGGCGGCCGAGCAAATTCTGATCCGTGAGGCGGCGCTGGTGCCGCTTCTCTATGCCCGCTACTCCTTGCTCCTCAAACCCCGCATCAAACGCTTTCCCACCTCTGCACTCGAATGGTGGTTCTGGCAAGACGTCCTCATCGAGCCTTGA
- a CDS encoding aldehyde dehydrogenase family protein: protein MKMLLNGEWVERAARMEVRDPQDDSLVDTVPQANAADMNAAIAAAVCGFERTRRLSVHERHAILTRAADLVAARREEFAYTIAREGIKTIREARKEASRCVDTLRISAEETRHLTGETIPFDQRQGSENRFGFYIREPIGVIGAIAPFNDPLNLVAHKIGPALASGNTIIVKPHSETPLSALRLAEAIQEAGAPAGMLQVITGRGSEVGDLLVSDPRVRMISFTGSRATGETIMRKIGLKKVGMELGSNAPVIVMADADLELAVSANVSGAFWAAGQNCLHVQRLLVHEAIYDAFVPRFVAGARAYRVGDKLDEATDMGPIINRAEALRIERTVNEAIAAGATVLCGGERHGNFYAPTVMTDVPDSCALAQEEIYGPVTIVSRIRDLEDAIQRANAVDYGLQAGIFTRDLQSAFQAMRELRVGGVMINDSTDYRIDAMPFGGVKGSGLGREGIRFAVHEMTEPKVVCFNL from the coding sequence ATGAAAATGTTGTTGAATGGTGAGTGGGTCGAGCGGGCGGCGCGCATGGAAGTGCGTGACCCGCAGGATGACAGCCTGGTTGATACGGTGCCGCAGGCCAACGCAGCCGATATGAACGCGGCCATCGCAGCGGCGGTCTGCGGCTTCGAGCGGACGCGGCGTCTGTCGGTGCATGAGCGCCACGCGATCCTGACGCGGGCCGCGGACCTGGTCGCGGCGCGGCGTGAAGAATTCGCCTACACCATTGCCCGCGAGGGCATCAAGACGATTCGCGAGGCGCGCAAGGAGGCGTCACGCTGCGTGGACACCCTGCGCATCAGCGCGGAGGAGACGCGTCACCTGACCGGGGAAACCATCCCCTTCGATCAACGTCAGGGCAGCGAAAATCGTTTTGGCTTCTACATCCGTGAACCGATCGGCGTCATCGGCGCGATTGCGCCTTTCAACGACCCGCTGAACCTGGTGGCGCACAAGATTGGCCCGGCCCTGGCCTCCGGCAACACCATCATCGTCAAGCCTCATTCGGAGACGCCGCTCAGCGCCCTGCGCCTGGCCGAGGCCATTCAAGAGGCCGGCGCGCCGGCCGGCATGTTGCAGGTGATTACCGGCCGCGGCAGCGAAGTGGGCGATCTTCTGGTGAGCGATCCGCGCGTGCGCATGATCTCCTTCACCGGCAGTCGCGCGACCGGTGAAACGATCATGCGCAAGATCGGGCTGAAGAAGGTGGGCATGGAGTTGGGCAGCAATGCGCCGGTCATCGTGATGGCCGATGCGGATCTCGAACTTGCGGTCAGCGCCAACGTCAGCGGCGCGTTTTGGGCGGCCGGACAGAACTGCCTGCACGTGCAGCGCCTGTTGGTGCATGAAGCCATCTACGACGCGTTTGTGCCGCGCTTCGTCGCGGGGGCGCGCGCCTACCGCGTGGGCGACAAGCTGGACGAAGCCACCGACATGGGCCCCATCATCAATCGCGCCGAAGCGCTGCGCATCGAGCGCACAGTCAACGAGGCCATCGCGGCCGGCGCCACCGTGCTGTGCGGCGGCGAGCGCCACGGTAATTTCTATGCGCCCACTGTCATGACCGATGTGCCGGACAGCTGCGCGCTGGCGCAGGAGGAAATCTACGGTCCGGTGACGATCGTCTCCCGTATCCGCGACCTGGAAGATGCCATCCAGCGCGCCAATGCCGTGGACTATGGCTTGCAGGCAGGCATCTTCACCCGCGATCTGCAAAGCGCGTTCCAGGCCATGCGCGAACTGCGCGTGGGTGGGGTGATGATCAACGACAGCACCGATTACCGGATTGATGCCATGCCGTTTGGCGGCGTCAAAGGGTCCGGCCTGGGTCGCGAAGGAATTCGATTTGCGGTCCATGAGATGACAGAGCCAAAAGTGGTTTGCTTCAATCTGTAA